From a single Larimichthys crocea isolate SSNF chromosome XIII, L_crocea_2.0, whole genome shotgun sequence genomic region:
- the mfsd2ab gene encoding sodium-dependent lysophosphatidylcholine symporter 1-B isoform X1: MAKGEGGEQYSNASLLNKPVSSDGKHERNRLSVCNKICYAIGGAPYQITGCALGFFLQIYLLDVAQLDPFYASIILFVGRAWDAITDPTVGFLVSRSPWTRFGRMLPWILLSTPLAVLSYFLIWYVPPFEDGKVIWYLFFYCIFQTLQTCFHVPYSALTMFISSEQKERDSATAYRMTVEVLGTVLGTAIQGQIVGMANAPCVPGPGDLVAELNNSSKSVWSNDSEPVISLEHTKTAYMISSGVICLIYVLCAIVLFFGVREQKESCRPRSEPMSFFQGIKLVMGHGPYAKLVMVFLFTSLAFMLLEGNFALFCSSTLGFRNDFQNILLVIMLAATLAIPFWQWFLTRFGKKTAVCAGTLSVVPFMILVVCLKSNLIVTYIVSFAAGVGVAAAFLLPWSMLPDVVDDFQVQNPNSTGHEALFYSFYVFFTKFASGVSLGISTLSLDFAGYISRGCSQPAAVDLTLKILVSVAPVILIIIGLLILYSYPIDEERRQGNRKLLQEQRDNEADSETDSTELANIV, encoded by the exons ATGGCCAAAGGAGAAGGTGGTGAACAATACTCCAACGCCAGTTTATTGAACAAACCGGTCAGCTCGGATGGCAAG CATGAGAGGAACAGGTTGTCAGTCTGCAACAAGATATGCTATGCCATCGGCGGAGCACCCTACCAGATCACAGGATGTGCCCtgggtttttttctgcagatCTATCTACTGGACGTAGCTCAG CTGGATCCCTTCTATGCTTCTATCATCTTGTTTGTGGGCCGAGCGTGGGATGCCATAACGGACCCCACGGTGGGCTTTCTGGTCTCCCGAAGCCCGTGGACGCGTTTTGGACGAATGCTGCCCTG GATCCTGCTCTCGACCCCTCTGGCTGTGCTTTCTTATTTCCTCATATGGTACGTTCCTCCCTTTGAGGACGGCAAAGTGATCTGGTACCTTTTCTTCTACTGCATCTTCCAGACCCTTCAAACT TGCTTCCATGTGCCATACTCTGCCCTCACCATGTTCATCAGCtcagagcagaaagaaagagactcAGCCACTGCATACA GGATGACGGTGGAAGTTCTGGGCACTGTTCTGGGTACAGCCATTCAGGGGCAGATCGTGGGTATGGCCAATGCTCCCTGCGTCCCAGGACCCGGTGACCTTGTGGCAGAACTGAACAACTCCTCAAAATCTGTCTGGTCCAATGACTCAGAGCCTGTCATTTCCCTTGAGCACACG AAAACGGCCTACATGATTTCTTCTGGAGTCATCTGCCTGATTTATGTGCTCTGCGCTATTGTTCTGTTCTTCGGTGTGAGAGAGCAAAAAG aatctTGTCGTCCCAGGTCAGAGCCCATGTCTTTCTTCCAAGGGATTAAGCTGGTGATGGGGCATGGACCGTATGCCAAACTGGTCATGGTTTTCCTCTTTACCTCACTAGCTTTCATG CTCCTGGAAGGAAACTTTGCCCTGTTCTGCAGCTCCACACTGGGCTTCAGAAATGACTTCCAGAATATTCTGCTGGTCATCATG CTCGCCGCTACTCTGGCCATCCCTTTCTGGCAGTGGTTTCTGACTCGCTTTGGGAAAAAGACTGCGGTCTGCGCTGGAACCTTG TCTGTGGTTCCCTTCATGATCCTGGTGGTGTGTCTGAAGAGTAACCTGATTGTCACCTACATCGTCTCCTTCGCTGCTGGAGTTGGAGTGGCTGCAGCCTTCCTGTTGCCCTG gtCTATGCTGCCTGATGTTGTCGATGACTTCCAAGTGCAGAACCCCAACTCCACCGGCCACGAGGCTCTCTTCTACTCCTTCTACGTCTTCTTCACCAAGTTCGCCTCTGGAGTCTCCCTTGGCATCTCCACTCTCAGTTTAGA ttttgcaggCTACATCAGCAGAGGCTGCTCTCAACCAGCGGCGGTGGATTTAACGTTAAAAATATTGGTCTCCGTCGCCCCAGTAATTCTCATCATAATTGGACTGCTCATATTGTACTCGTATCCAATcgatgaggagaggaggcaaGGCAACCGCAAACTGTTACAGGAGCAGAG GGACAATGAGGCAGATTCAGAAACCGACTCAACAGAACTGGCCAACATAGTCTAG
- the LOC104920438 gene encoding SOSS complex subunit C, protein MAANPPGPGFQNKTRVAILAELDKEKRRLMQSPGANIPLSSRPSLKEVRDSAEQQHIAAQQKAALQHAHVHSSGFFITQDSSFGNLILPVLPRLEPDL, encoded by the coding sequence ATGGCTGCTAACCCTCCAGGACCAGGCTTTCAGAACAAGACGCGGGTGGCCATCCTGGCGGAGCTGGACAAAGAGAAGAGGCGGCTGATGCAGAGCCCCGGAGCTAACATCCCTCTGTCGTCCAGACCCAGCCTGAAGGAGGTGAGAGACAGCGCGGAGCAGCAGCACATCGCCGCCCAGCAGAAGGCCGCCCTGCAGCACGCTCACGTCCACTCGTCCGGCTTCTTCATCACTCAGGACTCCTCGTTTGGGAACCTCATCCTGCCGGTGCTCCCCCGGCTGGAGCCTGACCTTTGA
- the mfsd2ab gene encoding sodium-dependent lysophosphatidylcholine symporter 1-B isoform X2, translated as MFVTYLRKHERNRLSVCNKICYAIGGAPYQITGCALGFFLQIYLLDVAQLDPFYASIILFVGRAWDAITDPTVGFLVSRSPWTRFGRMLPWILLSTPLAVLSYFLIWYVPPFEDGKVIWYLFFYCIFQTLQTCFHVPYSALTMFISSEQKERDSATAYRMTVEVLGTVLGTAIQGQIVGMANAPCVPGPGDLVAELNNSSKSVWSNDSEPVISLEHTKTAYMISSGVICLIYVLCAIVLFFGVREQKESCRPRSEPMSFFQGIKLVMGHGPYAKLVMVFLFTSLAFMLLEGNFALFCSSTLGFRNDFQNILLVIMLAATLAIPFWQWFLTRFGKKTAVCAGTLSVVPFMILVVCLKSNLIVTYIVSFAAGVGVAAAFLLPWSMLPDVVDDFQVQNPNSTGHEALFYSFYVFFTKFASGVSLGISTLSLDFAGYISRGCSQPAAVDLTLKILVSVAPVILIIIGLLILYSYPIDEERRQGNRKLLQEQRDNEADSETDSTELANIV; from the exons ATGTTCGTTACATATCTGCGGAAG CATGAGAGGAACAGGTTGTCAGTCTGCAACAAGATATGCTATGCCATCGGCGGAGCACCCTACCAGATCACAGGATGTGCCCtgggtttttttctgcagatCTATCTACTGGACGTAGCTCAG CTGGATCCCTTCTATGCTTCTATCATCTTGTTTGTGGGCCGAGCGTGGGATGCCATAACGGACCCCACGGTGGGCTTTCTGGTCTCCCGAAGCCCGTGGACGCGTTTTGGACGAATGCTGCCCTG GATCCTGCTCTCGACCCCTCTGGCTGTGCTTTCTTATTTCCTCATATGGTACGTTCCTCCCTTTGAGGACGGCAAAGTGATCTGGTACCTTTTCTTCTACTGCATCTTCCAGACCCTTCAAACT TGCTTCCATGTGCCATACTCTGCCCTCACCATGTTCATCAGCtcagagcagaaagaaagagactcAGCCACTGCATACA GGATGACGGTGGAAGTTCTGGGCACTGTTCTGGGTACAGCCATTCAGGGGCAGATCGTGGGTATGGCCAATGCTCCCTGCGTCCCAGGACCCGGTGACCTTGTGGCAGAACTGAACAACTCCTCAAAATCTGTCTGGTCCAATGACTCAGAGCCTGTCATTTCCCTTGAGCACACG AAAACGGCCTACATGATTTCTTCTGGAGTCATCTGCCTGATTTATGTGCTCTGCGCTATTGTTCTGTTCTTCGGTGTGAGAGAGCAAAAAG aatctTGTCGTCCCAGGTCAGAGCCCATGTCTTTCTTCCAAGGGATTAAGCTGGTGATGGGGCATGGACCGTATGCCAAACTGGTCATGGTTTTCCTCTTTACCTCACTAGCTTTCATG CTCCTGGAAGGAAACTTTGCCCTGTTCTGCAGCTCCACACTGGGCTTCAGAAATGACTTCCAGAATATTCTGCTGGTCATCATG CTCGCCGCTACTCTGGCCATCCCTTTCTGGCAGTGGTTTCTGACTCGCTTTGGGAAAAAGACTGCGGTCTGCGCTGGAACCTTG TCTGTGGTTCCCTTCATGATCCTGGTGGTGTGTCTGAAGAGTAACCTGATTGTCACCTACATCGTCTCCTTCGCTGCTGGAGTTGGAGTGGCTGCAGCCTTCCTGTTGCCCTG gtCTATGCTGCCTGATGTTGTCGATGACTTCCAAGTGCAGAACCCCAACTCCACCGGCCACGAGGCTCTCTTCTACTCCTTCTACGTCTTCTTCACCAAGTTCGCCTCTGGAGTCTCCCTTGGCATCTCCACTCTCAGTTTAGA ttttgcaggCTACATCAGCAGAGGCTGCTCTCAACCAGCGGCGGTGGATTTAACGTTAAAAATATTGGTCTCCGTCGCCCCAGTAATTCTCATCATAATTGGACTGCTCATATTGTACTCGTATCCAATcgatgaggagaggaggcaaGGCAACCGCAAACTGTTACAGGAGCAGAG GGACAATGAGGCAGATTCAGAAACCGACTCAACAGAACTGGCCAACATAGTCTAG